A genome region from Haloactinospora alba includes the following:
- a CDS encoding thioesterase II family protein: MTAPRHPASPRAGEPWFDHRLRFPAARYSLYCFPFAGGSASYYADWAGAIADSTELVPIQLPGRGTRMAEPPVTDLAAVADAIAARIAAERTVPLLFGHSMGAIIAFETARRLESMRRPAAYLVVSGRPAPSNARPRTPVSALAREELVRVLRAYGSAAEEVLEHEELLDLLLPMIRADFAMIERYRYQPGPPLSCPIQAWCGDRDPEVAPEAMQGWEEETAERFDLFVRSGGHFFLTQHHAEVLRRLRLGVADWENGAADAPC; encoded by the coding sequence ATGACCGCTCCCCGACACCCCGCCTCCCCCCGCGCAGGGGAGCCCTGGTTCGACCACCGCCTCCGGTTCCCCGCTGCCCGGTACAGCCTGTACTGTTTCCCGTTCGCCGGGGGATCGGCGAGCTACTACGCGGACTGGGCCGGTGCCATCGCCGACTCGACCGAACTGGTCCCGATCCAGCTCCCCGGACGCGGGACGCGCATGGCGGAACCGCCGGTGACCGACCTCGCCGCTGTCGCCGACGCGATCGCCGCGCGCATCGCGGCCGAGCGCACGGTTCCCCTGCTGTTCGGACACAGCATGGGAGCCATCATCGCCTTCGAGACGGCCCGGCGTCTGGAGTCCATGCGGCGCCCCGCCGCCTACCTCGTGGTGAGCGGGCGCCCCGCCCCGTCGAACGCCCGGCCGCGTACTCCCGTGAGCGCGCTTGCGCGCGAGGAGCTCGTCCGCGTGCTGCGCGCCTACGGCTCGGCCGCGGAGGAGGTCCTGGAGCATGAGGAACTGCTCGACCTGCTGTTACCCATGATCCGCGCCGACTTCGCCATGATCGAGCGGTACCGCTACCAGCCGGGTCCGCCTCTGAGCTGTCCGATCCAGGCGTGGTGCGGCGACCGTGACCCCGAGGTCGCGCCGGAGGCCATGCAGGGATGGGAGGAGGAGACCGCGGAGCGCTTCGACCTGTTCGTGCGTTCCGGGGGCCACTTCTTCCTCACCCAGCACCACGCGGAGGTCCTGCGTCGTCTCCGCCTCGGCGTCGCAGACTGGGAGAACGGTGCCGCCGATGCCCCATGCTGA
- a CDS encoding sulfotransferase-like domain-containing protein produces MPHADRPRLLVLWSPPRCRSTAFLRMMRERGDFTVVHEPLSHVHDFGAADVHGTRCTSGEAVLEALDSLSRRTPVFVKDTTDFPYPEVHAAEWFLRSATHTFLIREPRAAIASHYRLNPSLGRDEIGFARVRRIHDAVTETGARPVVVDADELVDRPHAVVRAYCDSVGIPFLPAALSWPATTLPEWRRTLRWHTDVADSTGFTRGEGTHASITDHPVLGPHYRYHLPHYLWLRERRMRVSPGG; encoded by the coding sequence ATGCCCCATGCTGACCGCCCCCGGCTCCTCGTCCTGTGGAGTCCGCCGCGCTGCCGCTCCACCGCCTTCCTGCGGATGATGCGCGAACGGGGCGACTTCACCGTGGTGCACGAGCCGCTCTCGCACGTGCACGACTTCGGTGCGGCCGACGTCCACGGGACCCGGTGCACGAGCGGGGAAGCGGTGCTGGAGGCGTTGGACTCGCTGTCCCGGCGCACTCCGGTATTCGTCAAGGACACCACGGACTTCCCCTACCCGGAGGTCCACGCTGCCGAGTGGTTCCTGCGCTCCGCCACCCACACCTTCCTCATCCGGGAGCCCCGCGCGGCGATCGCCTCGCACTACCGGCTCAACCCCTCCCTAGGACGGGACGAGATCGGTTTCGCCCGGGTACGCCGGATACACGACGCCGTGACGGAGACGGGCGCCCGCCCCGTGGTCGTGGACGCGGACGAGCTCGTGGACCGCCCCCACGCCGTGGTCCGCGCCTACTGCGACTCGGTCGGCATCCCGTTCCTCCCCGCGGCGCTGTCGTGGCCGGCTACGACACTGCCGGAATGGCGCAGGACGCTACGGTGGCACACCGACGTCGCCGACAGCACCGGCTTCACGCGCGGCGAGGGCACACACGCCTCCATCACGGACCATCCGGTGCTGGGCCCCCACTACCGCTACCACCTCCCCCACTACCTGTGGCTCCGAGAACGGCGGATGCGGGTCTCCCCGGGGGGATGA
- a CDS encoding SDR family NAD(P)-dependent oxidoreductase: MTDSADLARISRTAEAVDGVHAAAAVLDRQLRPGTDPYAGAGAEPAAGTPVPGARPALVRGPDPDPGADAPTTVTEALLTTAARAPERGTTYVRADGSVRRQTYAALRDEALRVLTGLRRTGTRAGDPVLLQCADNRAFVTGFWACVLGGFVPTPVATAPEYRTDNAAVRKFHAAWRLLGRPLVLTDTGVRDRVAEARDRWDDGAQLRAVSVADVTEAEPAQPFLPDPDHPLVNLLTSGSTGTPKCVHHTHRSITARTHAAIAANGFTRDEVSLNWMPLDHVGGMVMFNVRDVFLGCEHVNAPTDAVVRRPLNWLDWIDRFRVTTTWAPNFAFALLTKHRAEIASGHWDLSCLRNICNAGEAVVSRTAFQFLRTLAPHGLPPDAMVPCWGMSETSSGVTYARLDLRDPAVGTVTLDSSSLDGQLVEVAPETRGALTLTEVGAPVAGVALRVVDEAGELLPEGRVGRVHVSGTTIMAGYLHNAAANAAGFTDDGWFDTGDLGFLRDGRLTLTGRQKHMLVVNGANYPAHEVESVVEQVPGVRPACTAACGVQDQETGTDSLHVFFVPTAEALGDLDGTVTGIRAALTRDIALHPESIVPVNEAEFPRAAGGKVQRERLAAALAEGRFDHRRYGGGPERGTDEVDCFLEPVWLPREEAGTSPTADRPTVLYAPAAATWPRRAAGAVGCVTPGERFEVRAADHVVIDPLDPEQHERALAHLVAHRGRPERIVYALETGPADGGRNPDAPARFLAALSAMARAAPEAELTVLTQEATGVRPADPVQPERAALVGMVRTAAAEGLLTAPRLTDAPPEAGGPELAELAGTRYGGEVVGVRGGAGYAPRLRTVRRGERVDVPTTFLPREGAVLLTGGLGGLGRHVAEQLLVGANARILIVGRTPEERLTPEAGAALAELRQLGEVRYAPVDVADRDGLAAAVTAAERAWGRGIDLVAHLAGSPVSPQWRDLSAHDLTRETPSWLRHMLRPKLDGGAAIEGLLDERPDTAVVLFSSVNGFLGGSGFGAYAAANAGLDAFAHRWAARGHAVRCLAWTMWDGAGMNDGNPLVAAARRRGLRVLEPADGLSLLLEALHQPAPYLLAGVDPANARVKAELAPDQFAGGSTVVAVVPEESADPETVRRAVAAELSASGVFAQITLLPRLPRDAAGAVDPETVLASRENTSPDHDAPRGRGETLVAGAVGDVLDLEPVGRDVSFFSLGCDSVRAVRLAGELSERLQRDVAVELLYEHPTVRDLAAAVSPGG, encoded by the coding sequence ATGACCGACAGCGCAGACCTCGCACGGATCAGCCGGACCGCGGAAGCGGTCGACGGGGTCCACGCCGCAGCCGCCGTCCTCGACCGGCAGCTGCGTCCGGGAACGGACCCGTACGCCGGGGCGGGGGCGGAACCCGCCGCAGGAACACCGGTGCCCGGAGCGCGTCCGGCGCTGGTCCGGGGGCCCGACCCGGACCCCGGAGCCGACGCCCCGACGACGGTCACGGAGGCGCTGCTGACGACGGCCGCCCGTGCTCCGGAACGCGGCACCACCTACGTCCGCGCTGACGGGAGCGTGCGGCGGCAGACCTACGCCGCGCTCCGCGACGAGGCGCTGCGCGTTCTCACGGGACTGCGGCGGACGGGGACACGCGCCGGCGACCCCGTCCTGCTGCAGTGCGCGGACAACCGCGCCTTCGTGACCGGCTTCTGGGCGTGCGTCCTGGGCGGGTTCGTGCCGACGCCCGTGGCGACCGCTCCCGAGTACCGGACGGACAACGCCGCCGTGCGCAAGTTCCACGCGGCGTGGAGGCTGCTGGGGCGTCCGCTGGTCCTCACCGACACCGGGGTGCGCGACCGGGTCGCGGAAGCACGCGACCGGTGGGACGACGGCGCCCAGCTGCGCGCCGTCTCCGTCGCGGACGTGACGGAGGCGGAACCCGCGCAGCCGTTCCTGCCGGACCCCGACCATCCCCTCGTCAACCTGCTGACGTCGGGAAGCACTGGTACTCCCAAATGCGTGCACCACACGCACCGCTCCATCACCGCCCGCACCCACGCGGCCATCGCCGCCAACGGGTTCACCCGGGACGAGGTGTCGCTCAACTGGATGCCCCTCGACCACGTCGGCGGCATGGTGATGTTCAACGTACGGGACGTCTTCCTGGGGTGCGAGCACGTCAACGCGCCCACGGACGCGGTGGTCCGCCGCCCGCTGAACTGGCTGGACTGGATCGACCGGTTCCGCGTCACCACCACGTGGGCGCCGAACTTCGCCTTCGCGCTCCTCACCAAGCACCGCGCGGAGATCGCCTCCGGCCACTGGGACCTGTCCTGCCTGCGCAACATCTGCAACGCCGGCGAGGCCGTGGTGTCGCGCACCGCGTTCCAGTTCCTGCGGACACTGGCGCCGCACGGGCTTCCGCCCGACGCGATGGTCCCCTGCTGGGGCATGTCGGAGACCTCCTCCGGGGTGACCTACGCGCGACTGGACCTGCGCGATCCCGCCGTCGGCACGGTCACGCTCGACTCCTCCTCGCTCGACGGCCAGCTCGTCGAGGTGGCTCCCGAGACGCGGGGGGCGCTCACCCTGACCGAGGTGGGCGCGCCGGTGGCGGGGGTGGCACTGCGTGTCGTCGACGAGGCGGGAGAGCTCCTGCCGGAGGGGCGTGTGGGGAGGGTGCACGTCTCCGGCACCACGATCATGGCGGGCTACCTCCACAACGCGGCCGCCAACGCCGCCGGCTTCACCGACGACGGGTGGTTCGACACGGGGGACCTCGGGTTCCTCAGGGACGGGCGGTTGACCCTCACCGGGCGGCAGAAGCACATGCTGGTCGTCAACGGGGCCAACTACCCCGCCCACGAGGTGGAGTCGGTCGTGGAACAGGTGCCCGGAGTCCGGCCCGCCTGCACCGCCGCCTGCGGGGTGCAGGACCAGGAGACGGGCACCGACTCCCTGCACGTGTTCTTCGTGCCCACGGCGGAGGCCCTCGGCGACCTGGACGGCACCGTTACCGGCATCCGGGCTGCGCTCACTCGGGACATCGCCCTGCACCCCGAGTCCATCGTCCCCGTGAACGAGGCGGAGTTCCCCCGGGCCGCGGGCGGGAAGGTGCAGCGGGAACGCCTGGCGGCGGCGCTGGCCGAGGGGCGGTTCGACCACCGCAGGTACGGAGGCGGCCCGGAACGCGGCACCGACGAGGTGGACTGTTTCCTGGAGCCGGTGTGGCTGCCCCGCGAGGAGGCCGGTACGTCCCCCACGGCGGACCGGCCCACGGTGCTGTACGCTCCGGCCGCTGCCACGTGGCCGCGGCGCGCGGCGGGTGCCGTCGGCTGTGTCACTCCCGGCGAGCGGTTCGAGGTCCGCGCCGCCGACCATGTCGTGATCGACCCGCTCGATCCGGAGCAGCACGAGCGCGCGCTCGCCCACCTCGTCGCCCACCGGGGGAGACCGGAGCGTATCGTCTACGCGCTGGAGACCGGGCCGGCGGACGGGGGCCGGAACCCGGACGCGCCGGCGCGGTTCCTGGCCGCGCTCTCGGCCATGGCGCGCGCAGCGCCGGAGGCCGAGCTCACCGTCCTCACCCAGGAGGCCACCGGGGTGCGACCCGCGGACCCGGTCCAGCCGGAACGGGCGGCACTGGTCGGGATGGTCCGGACCGCGGCGGCGGAGGGTCTGCTCACGGCTCCCCGACTGACCGACGCCCCTCCTGAGGCCGGGGGGCCGGAGCTGGCGGAGCTCGCCGGCACCCGCTACGGCGGCGAGGTCGTCGGGGTCCGCGGCGGGGCGGGATACGCGCCGCGGCTGCGCACGGTGCGGCGCGGCGAACGCGTCGACGTCCCCACCACGTTCCTCCCCCGCGAGGGGGCGGTCCTGCTCACCGGGGGGCTCGGCGGGCTGGGCCGGCACGTCGCCGAGCAGCTCCTGGTGGGCGCCAACGCGCGGATCCTGATCGTGGGCCGTACTCCCGAGGAACGGCTCACCCCCGAGGCCGGCGCCGCGCTCGCGGAACTGCGTCAGCTCGGGGAGGTCCGCTACGCCCCGGTCGACGTGGCTGACCGCGACGGCCTCGCCGCCGCGGTCACCGCGGCGGAACGCGCCTGGGGGCGGGGGATCGACCTGGTAGCGCACCTCGCCGGCTCTCCGGTGTCCCCCCAGTGGCGGGACCTGTCCGCCCATGACCTCACTCGGGAGACACCGTCCTGGCTGAGGCACATGCTCCGCCCCAAGCTGGACGGCGGCGCCGCGATCGAAGGGCTGTTGGACGAGCGGCCGGACACCGCCGTGGTGCTCTTCTCCTCCGTGAACGGCTTCCTCGGCGGGAGCGGGTTCGGCGCGTACGCGGCGGCGAACGCGGGGCTCGACGCGTTCGCGCACCGGTGGGCCGCGCGCGGGCACGCGGTCCGCTGCCTGGCATGGACCATGTGGGACGGCGCCGGGATGAACGACGGCAATCCGCTGGTCGCCGCGGCCCGCCGGCGCGGCTTGCGGGTGCTCGAACCGGCCGACGGCCTGTCCCTCCTCCTGGAGGCCCTGCACCAGCCCGCCCCCTACCTGTTGGCTGGGGTCGATCCCGCGAACGCGCGGGTCAAGGCGGAGCTCGCCCCGGACCAGTTCGCGGGCGGTAGTACCGTCGTCGCGGTGGTGCCGGAGGAGAGCGCCGACCCGGAGACGGTGCGCCGCGCGGTCGCGGCGGAGCTTTCCGCCTCCGGCGTGTTCGCCCAGATCACCCTCCTGCCGCGGCTGCCGCGCGACGCTGCTGGTGCGGTCGACCCGGAGACCGTACTGGCTTCCCGGGAGAACACGTCGCCCGACCACGACGCGCCGCGGGGACGCGGCGAGACACTGGTCGCCGGCGCTGTGGGAGATGTGCTGGACCTGGAACCGGTCGGCAGGGACGTCTCGTTCTTCAGCCTGGGCTGCGACTCCGTGCGGGCCGTCCGGTTGGCCGGGGAGCTCAGTGAGCGGCTCCAGCGCGACGTGGCGGTGGAGCTCCTCTACGAGCACCCGACAGTGCGCGACCTCGCCGCCGCGGTCTCCCCGGGGGGATGA
- a CDS encoding thioesterase II family protein codes for MADTRDTARGGGRFAAESPWVRRCARADPALRLVCFPYAGGGASLFHPLPALLPDTVEVLAIQPPGREDRSREPFPADIGVLARACAIALRPYRALPLAFYGHCAGALLAYEVAHHMGERFGTWPRHLVAAAQPAPHLPGPEAPLHRLPDEELREAVQGRGGLPEALVDAPGLIEFLLPLLRADFALWEGYRHRSRPRLPCPVTTLRGDADHVVDAEAVAPWREHTSAGSADVVVDGGHYFINDVSEDTARTLARVLRTG; via the coding sequence ATGGCTGATACCCGTGACACGGCGCGGGGCGGGGGGCGTTTCGCCGCGGAGTCCCCCTGGGTCAGAAGGTGCGCGCGTGCCGACCCCGCCCTGCGCCTGGTCTGTTTCCCCTACGCGGGCGGAGGCGCGTCGCTGTTCCACCCTCTGCCCGCGCTCCTTCCCGACACAGTCGAGGTGCTCGCGATCCAGCCGCCGGGTCGGGAGGACCGCTCGCGGGAACCGTTCCCCGCAGACATCGGCGTTCTCGCGCGCGCCTGCGCCATAGCGCTGCGCCCCTACCGCGCGCTGCCCCTCGCCTTCTACGGGCACTGCGCCGGTGCTCTGCTCGCCTACGAGGTCGCGCACCACATGGGAGAGCGGTTCGGGACGTGGCCGCGCCACCTGGTCGCCGCCGCCCAACCCGCGCCGCACCTGCCCGGACCGGAGGCCCCGCTGCACCGCTTGCCGGACGAGGAGCTACGCGAGGCGGTCCAGGGGCGCGGCGGCCTCCCCGAGGCGCTCGTGGACGCCCCCGGCCTCATCGAGTTCCTGCTGCCCCTCCTGCGGGCCGATTTCGCCCTGTGGGAGGGCTACCGGCACCGTTCCCGCCCCCGGTTGCCCTGCCCCGTGACGACGCTGCGCGGAGACGCCGACCACGTCGTGGACGCCGAGGCGGTCGCGCCGTGGCGGGAGCACACCTCGGCCGGAAGCGCGGACGTGGTCGTGGACGGCGGTCACTACTTCATCAACGACGTATCCGAGGACACCGCGCGGACCCTGGCGAGAGTCCTCCGCACCGGATGA
- a CDS encoding non-ribosomal peptide synthetase → MEHQSELLRRLRRLPETDRDAFLAQLDRVTPGNRSAPLSFRQEQLWLFDRVAPSGTAYGLGFALTLTGPLDTVALEGAVTDLVARHPILRSLFPHEKETGEQVVQPERETRLVPEDAHGQDPPRVHEEIVREELRRGFDVNAEPMVRFRLVRWSPEEHTLIVATHYLAMGRRSHDVLCADIAAAYAARRAGTEPGFHSAATPFAEYAVWQREWSRSAEAEHAEEFWSRALSGWENTELPPDLPRPRVLNLSSESVSRPVPRGAAARARALAERLDVPADDVLLAAYLAVLSRQTAALDLTVGLPHDVPGPFSPDALLGDYGNLLPLRLEVDPAAPFADLVRAVHARRTASEEHGTLPFKRILDRLDIDPDPGRLPLVQLGFDAPEPGAGPHWADELRITGERVDTGIGTFELALETTLDTAEPVVTVRYATALYREATADRLARRYLDFLDGACARPDQPLTALPFATAEERTAILQDWNPRIGDPPEGSVHHLFERAARQHADRTAVAWRHGEITYAELDAWANRIAHGLSRAGAGPETLVPVLLERGPLLVAGILGVLKSGAAYVPIDLTQPDEQVQAIIGDCGARVVLTSAETAPRLGAGPITVDAEADTRGLPETPPPAASFPDSLAYAIYTSGSTGRPKGVLVEHRNVTNFIRTVQEMFALGSQDRIVQFASPGFDVSVFETFGALLSGALLYVVDEDERRSAAALDAILAERRITVIDLPPAVMELLEPENYADLRVAFVGGEAFSGALTTRWARQCHFYNGYGPTETTVTVIAKECAGTWSESPPIGRAMAQHRAYVVDEDLGLLPPAARGELAVSGLGVGRGYLGQPGLTADRFRPDPYGPPGSRMYMTGDLASWNDDGDLEFLGRVDRQVKVRGVRIELGEVEAALQAVPGVARPVADVAVDPDRGTLLVAYVVPEDGAELQLDTVRNALSARLPPPMVPSVLVPLDEVPLTQSGKVDRRALPAVEFVAVEEEGDEEDENSTPTQRRVRGEVFAPLLGARVGNHVNFFAAGGTSLQAIRIAARVKSVFGVEVPIAEFFVTPTVAGLAELVDQEVARERDHRDALTEALELVENRTDAELGELAETLDSGSRDT, encoded by the coding sequence GCTCCCCTGTCGTTCCGCCAGGAGCAGCTGTGGCTGTTCGACCGTGTCGCCCCGAGCGGGACCGCCTACGGCCTGGGGTTCGCCCTCACCCTCACCGGCCCGCTCGACACGGTGGCACTGGAGGGTGCGGTTACTGACCTCGTCGCGCGCCACCCCATCCTGCGCTCCCTCTTCCCCCACGAGAAGGAGACCGGGGAACAGGTGGTGCAGCCCGAGCGCGAGACGCGGCTGGTTCCGGAGGACGCCCACGGGCAGGATCCTCCGCGGGTCCACGAGGAGATCGTGCGGGAGGAACTGCGCCGCGGCTTCGACGTCAACGCCGAGCCCATGGTCCGGTTCCGGCTGGTGCGGTGGTCGCCCGAGGAGCACACGCTCATCGTCGCTACGCACTACCTGGCGATGGGACGGCGCTCCCACGACGTGCTGTGCGCGGACATCGCGGCCGCCTACGCGGCACGCCGCGCCGGGACGGAACCAGGGTTCCACAGCGCTGCCACCCCCTTCGCCGAGTACGCGGTATGGCAGCGGGAGTGGAGCCGAAGCGCTGAGGCGGAACACGCCGAGGAGTTCTGGAGCCGAGCGCTCTCCGGGTGGGAGAACACCGAGCTTCCCCCGGACCTGCCGCGTCCGCGTGTGCTGAACCTGTCCAGCGAGTCCGTCAGCCGTCCGGTGCCGAGGGGCGCCGCCGCGCGGGCGCGGGCGCTCGCCGAGCGGCTGGACGTGCCGGCGGACGACGTGCTGCTGGCCGCCTACCTCGCCGTGCTCTCCCGGCAGACCGCGGCTCTGGACCTGACCGTCGGACTGCCGCACGATGTGCCCGGACCGTTCTCCCCCGACGCCCTTCTGGGGGACTACGGCAACCTCCTGCCCCTGCGCCTGGAGGTCGACCCCGCGGCCCCGTTCGCCGACCTGGTGCGCGCCGTGCACGCGCGCAGGACAGCGTCCGAGGAGCACGGGACACTGCCCTTCAAACGCATCCTCGACCGGCTCGACATCGATCCCGACCCCGGTCGGCTCCCCCTCGTCCAGCTCGGGTTCGACGCTCCTGAGCCCGGCGCCGGCCCCCACTGGGCGGACGAGCTCCGCATCACCGGAGAACGGGTCGACACCGGTATCGGCACCTTCGAGCTGGCACTGGAGACCACCCTGGACACGGCGGAGCCGGTCGTCACCGTGCGGTACGCCACCGCCCTCTACCGGGAGGCGACCGCCGACCGGCTGGCGCGCCGCTACCTCGACTTCCTCGACGGCGCGTGCGCGCGTCCGGACCAGCCGCTGACCGCGCTTCCGTTCGCCACCGCCGAGGAACGCACCGCCATTCTCCAGGACTGGAACCCCCGCATCGGAGACCCACCCGAGGGGAGCGTGCACCACCTGTTCGAACGCGCCGCCCGGCAGCACGCGGACCGTACCGCCGTCGCGTGGCGGCACGGCGAGATCACCTACGCCGAGCTGGACGCGTGGGCCAACCGGATCGCCCACGGCCTCAGCCGCGCGGGAGCGGGCCCGGAGACGCTCGTCCCCGTCCTGCTCGAACGCGGGCCCCTCTTGGTGGCGGGGATACTGGGCGTACTCAAGTCCGGCGCCGCCTATGTGCCCATCGACCTCACCCAGCCCGACGAGCAGGTCCAGGCAATCATCGGCGACTGCGGCGCCCGCGTGGTCCTCACCTCCGCGGAGACAGCGCCCCGCCTCGGTGCGGGACCGATCACCGTCGACGCCGAGGCCGACACACGCGGCCTGCCGGAGACACCGCCGCCAGCGGCGAGCTTCCCGGACTCCCTCGCCTACGCCATATACACCTCGGGCTCGACCGGGCGTCCCAAGGGCGTGCTCGTCGAGCACCGCAACGTCACCAACTTCATCAGGACCGTGCAGGAGATGTTCGCGCTCGGCTCCCAGGACCGGATCGTGCAGTTCGCCTCGCCCGGATTCGACGTGTCCGTGTTCGAGACGTTCGGAGCGCTGCTGTCCGGAGCCCTCCTCTACGTCGTCGACGAGGACGAGCGCCGTTCCGCGGCCGCGCTCGACGCGATCCTGGCCGAGAGGCGCATCACGGTCATCGACCTGCCACCCGCTGTCATGGAGCTGCTGGAGCCGGAGAACTACGCCGACCTCCGGGTGGCCTTCGTCGGAGGGGAGGCGTTCAGCGGCGCGCTGACGACCCGGTGGGCCCGCCAGTGCCACTTCTACAACGGCTACGGCCCGACGGAGACGACCGTGACGGTGATCGCCAAGGAGTGCGCGGGCACATGGTCGGAGTCCCCGCCGATCGGCCGGGCGATGGCACAGCACCGCGCCTACGTCGTTGACGAGGATCTGGGACTCCTTCCCCCCGCCGCGCGGGGGGAGCTGGCGGTTTCCGGGCTCGGCGTCGGACGGGGCTACCTGGGACAGCCGGGGCTGACCGCCGACCGGTTCCGCCCCGATCCGTACGGCCCGCCGGGATCGCGGATGTACATGACCGGGGACCTGGCGTCCTGGAACGACGACGGCGACCTGGAGTTCCTCGGACGGGTCGACCGCCAGGTCAAGGTTCGGGGGGTGCGGATCGAGCTGGGCGAGGTGGAGGCGGCCCTGCAGGCGGTTCCCGGCGTGGCCCGCCCGGTGGCTGACGTCGCGGTCGACCCGGACCGCGGCACGCTCCTCGTCGCCTACGTGGTCCCGGAGGACGGTGCGGAACTCCAGCTCGACACGGTGCGCAACGCGTTGAGCGCCCGCCTGCCCCCTCCGATGGTGCCCAGTGTGCTCGTCCCGCTGGACGAGGTGCCGCTGACCCAGAGCGGCAAGGTCGACCGGCGCGCCCTTCCCGCCGTGGAGTTCGTCGCGGTCGAGGAGGAGGGTGACGAGGAGGACGAGAACAGCACCCCCACGCAGCGCAGGGTGCGTGGCGAGGTCTTCGCTCCGTTGCTGGGGGCGCGTGTCGGCAATCACGTCAACTTCTTCGCCGCCGGCGGCACGAGCCTGCAGGCGATCCGCATCGCCGCGCGGGTCAAGTCGGTGTTCGGGGTGGAGGTGCCGATCGCGGAGTTCTTCGTGACCCCGACGGTGGCGGGGCTCGCGGAACTGGTGGACCAGGAGGTGGCGCGCGAGCGGGACCACCGCGACGCCCTCACCGAAGCGCTGGAGCTCGTGGAGAACCGTACCGATGCGGAGCTCGGCGAGCTCGCCGAGACGCTGGACTCCGGATCGCGGGACACCTGA